One segment of Paenibacillus sp. FSL R7-0337 DNA contains the following:
- the hfq gene encoding RNA chaperone Hfq: MNKSINIQDTFLNQLRKENIPATVYLTNGFQIRGIIKAFDNFTIVIDSDGRQQMVYKHAISTFTPQRSVSLMQDNNNEN, encoded by the coding sequence ATGAACAAGTCCATTAACATTCAAGATACGTTCTTGAACCAGCTGCGCAAAGAGAATATCCCTGCTACAGTATATTTGACCAACGGCTTTCAAATCCGGGGAATTATCAAAGCGTTCGACAACTTCACCATTGTCATCGACAGTGACGGGCGCCAGCAGATGGTGTACAAGCATGCGATCTCCACGTTTACTCCGCAGCGAAGCGTATCACTGATGCAGGACAACAATAACGAGAATTAA
- the miaA gene encoding tRNA (adenosine(37)-N6)-dimethylallyltransferase MiaA produces MTTETKRKVLVLLGPTAVGKTRLSLELAEAHGAEIISGDSMQVYRGMDIGTAKITPEEMKGIPHHLIDIHDPQDAYSTAEFQEQGARLIEEISARGKLPFIVGGTGLYIESLCYGFRFSEAVADEAFREQQEAYAEEHGADALHARLAAVDPASAERLHPNDRRRIIRALEIFHQTNVPLSDSLAGQNKESPYDLCLIGLTMDRKILYKRIEDRIDQMLADGLVPEVQRLLDQGYGRSLVSMQGLGYKEIAAYLEGEMTLEEAVVLLKRDTRRFAKRQLSWFRHMKEIQWIDILESQNFSENFAKLNGIIAGKFLTGLEYTSEQSN; encoded by the coding sequence TTGACAACTGAGACGAAACGCAAAGTGCTTGTATTGCTGGGTCCGACAGCAGTCGGAAAAACCAGACTGAGTCTGGAGCTGGCCGAGGCCCACGGAGCTGAGATCATCTCCGGGGATTCGATGCAGGTCTACCGAGGGATGGATATCGGTACGGCCAAGATTACGCCTGAGGAGATGAAGGGGATCCCCCATCATCTGATTGATATTCATGATCCGCAGGATGCGTATTCCACGGCTGAATTCCAGGAGCAGGGAGCGCGGCTGATCGAGGAGATCAGCGCGAGAGGCAAGCTGCCTTTTATTGTGGGCGGAACAGGACTGTATATTGAATCGTTATGCTACGGCTTCCGCTTTTCTGAAGCAGTGGCTGACGAGGCATTCCGCGAGCAGCAGGAGGCTTACGCCGAAGAGCATGGGGCTGATGCCCTGCATGCCCGGCTGGCAGCGGTGGACCCGGCCAGCGCGGAGCGGCTGCACCCCAATGACCGCAGGCGGATCATCCGCGCGCTGGAGATTTTTCACCAGACGAACGTCCCGTTATCCGACTCCCTGGCCGGCCAGAACAAGGAGTCTCCCTATGATTTATGCCTGATCGGTTTGACAATGGACCGGAAAATACTATATAAACGTATTGAAGACCGAATCGATCAGATGCTGGCGGATGGCCTCGTGCCTGAGGTGCAGCGGCTGCTGGATCAAGGCTACGGCAGGAGTCTTGTGTCTATGCAGGGTCTGGGCTACAAGGAAATTGCCGCCTATCTGGAGGGGGAAATGACGCTTGAGGAAGCCGTGGTGCTGCTGAAGCGTGATACCCGCCGGTTTGCCAAGCGGCAGTTGTCATGGTTTCGCCACATGAAGGAGATTCAGTGGATTGACATCCTGGAGAGCCAAAACTTTTCTGAGAATTTTGCGAAATTAAATGGTATAATAGCAGGAAAGTTTCTTACAGGTCTTGAATATACTTCTGAACAATCTAATTGA
- a CDS encoding class I SAM-dependent methyltransferase, with protein sequence MIITTGFDPIPQVVARARELAERTGCAYAPRAKFSMGKMVEHYGDEQILVVLQEAVRLITPAMPPMEFHPSMGFVRAKRILRGEPDPMIDAAGMLPGDSVLDCTAGLGADSLLFAVTGGETSKVTALESSLPLYALLLEGMSGYVSGQVKVNEALRRIDVQHGDHLEYLRAQPDKSIDIVYFDPMFRVPLTDSAAISPLRQFANPAALSADSVAEATRVARKTVLLKEKALSGEFTRLGFKELLRANAKTSYGVITIDN encoded by the coding sequence ATGATTATAACCACGGGCTTTGACCCGATACCTCAAGTGGTGGCCCGGGCCCGGGAGCTTGCGGAACGCACAGGCTGCGCCTATGCTCCGAGAGCGAAATTCTCGATGGGCAAGATGGTGGAGCATTATGGGGACGAACAGATTCTGGTAGTCCTCCAGGAGGCAGTCCGGCTGATTACACCGGCAATGCCGCCGATGGAATTCCATCCCAGCATGGGTTTTGTCCGCGCCAAAAGAATTTTAAGAGGTGAGCCGGACCCCATGATCGATGCCGCAGGCATGCTCCCCGGCGACAGTGTGCTGGACTGCACGGCCGGACTCGGAGCGGATTCGCTGCTGTTCGCAGTCACTGGAGGAGAGACCTCCAAGGTGACGGCGCTGGAGAGTTCGCTGCCGCTGTACGCCTTACTGCTGGAAGGGATGAGCGGGTATGTATCCGGCCAGGTGAAGGTGAATGAGGCGCTGCGCCGTATTGATGTGCAGCACGGGGACCATTTGGAATACCTGCGGGCCCAGCCGGACAAGAGCATCGACATTGTCTACTTCGATCCGATGTTCCGGGTGCCGCTGACGGATTCGGCGGCGATCTCGCCGCTGCGGCAATTCGCTAATCCTGCTGCGCTATCGGCTGACAGCGTGGCTGAGGCCACCAGGGTGGCACGCAAGACCGTGCTGCTCAAGGAGAAGGCGCTGAGCGGAGAATTCACCCGCCTCGGCTTCAAGGAGCTGCTGCGGGCCAATGCCAAAACATCGTACGGGGTGATTACCATTGACAACTGA
- the mutL gene encoding DNA mismatch repair endonuclease MutL, whose product MAKIHVLDEHIANQIAAGEVVERPASVVKELVENAIDAGSTRIEVSVEEGGLQSIRVKDNGSGIEPEDCETAFYRHATSKIASGRDLFLITSLGFRGEALASIAAVSKLTLLTASGDDGKGRVLDIEGGRLIRNEDAASGKGSDLTVRELFYNTPARLKYMKSIQTELGHISDAMYRMALAHPDISFTLQHNSNQLLHTLGNGDLLQVIAAVYGTSAAKAMLPVSAEDPDFRISGYISRPEWTRSNRNAVTTLVGGRYIRSNGLNAAIMRAYHTLLPINRYPLLVLKLEMHPSLVDVNVHPAKLEVRFSKEPELYGFIEQQLRSLLMGQSLIPRPTKEIIGGKNSSSFIQEQFAFSKGAAPGSVQQGTEAGGTDKSVDPRSYGQGLPGGAGAGGGSQLPSSGANGALFSGSAGPLTNPAAGGPHAASQAFGNTQPYSSNTQQARETAAAYSGGNATQGSYRQPSTGPRDSYRPQAAIAGRGQQQAAGELYAPAEQTGSGLPQFPELNYIGQHHGTYIIAQNDSGLYLIDQHAAHERVNYEFYYEKFGKPEDASQELLLPITLEFTPSESRQLSERLHWFEQAGVVLEHFGGQTFLVRSLPYWFPEGDEKAVIEEMAEWVLSERSIDLAKLREKSSILCSCKASIKANQKLTELEVESLLTRLAACRQPYTCPHGRPIVVSFSAYDLEKLFKRVM is encoded by the coding sequence ATGGCTAAAATTCATGTGCTGGATGAGCATATTGCCAACCAGATTGCGGCCGGGGAGGTAGTCGAGCGTCCTGCTTCCGTAGTGAAGGAGCTGGTGGAGAACGCGATCGATGCAGGCAGCACCCGTATTGAAGTCTCTGTGGAAGAGGGGGGACTGCAGAGCATCCGGGTGAAGGATAACGGCTCGGGAATCGAGCCGGAGGACTGCGAGACTGCCTTCTACCGCCATGCGACCAGCAAAATTGCCAGCGGCCGTGATCTCTTCCTGATCACCAGCCTCGGCTTCCGTGGAGAAGCGCTGGCGAGTATCGCGGCGGTATCGAAGCTGACCCTGCTGACCGCAAGCGGAGACGACGGGAAGGGGCGGGTGCTGGATATCGAGGGCGGCAGGCTGATCCGTAATGAAGATGCAGCTTCCGGCAAGGGAAGTGACCTTACCGTGCGCGAGCTGTTCTATAATACGCCTGCACGCCTGAAGTATATGAAGAGCATCCAGACTGAGCTGGGCCATATCTCGGATGCCATGTACCGGATGGCACTGGCCCACCCGGATATCTCCTTCACCCTTCAGCATAACAGCAATCAATTGCTGCATACGCTGGGCAACGGAGATCTGCTGCAGGTAATTGCTGCTGTATATGGCACCTCAGCAGCCAAGGCCATGCTCCCGGTGTCTGCGGAAGATCCGGACTTCCGGATCTCCGGCTATATCAGCCGTCCCGAGTGGACACGCTCGAACCGCAATGCGGTTACCACACTGGTTGGGGGACGGTATATCCGCAGCAACGGACTGAACGCGGCGATTATGCGCGCTTACCATACGCTGCTGCCGATTAACCGTTATCCACTGCTGGTCCTGAAGCTGGAGATGCACCCTTCACTGGTGGATGTCAACGTGCATCCGGCCAAGCTTGAAGTTCGCTTCAGCAAAGAACCCGAGCTGTACGGGTTCATAGAGCAGCAGCTCCGCTCGCTGCTGATGGGCCAGAGCCTGATTCCGCGCCCCACTAAGGAGATTATCGGCGGCAAGAACAGCAGCTCATTCATTCAGGAGCAATTTGCCTTCTCCAAAGGTGCAGCTCCGGGCAGTGTTCAGCAAGGTACGGAAGCAGGAGGCACAGATAAGTCTGTAGATCCGCGCAGCTACGGACAGGGATTACCTGGCGGTGCTGGCGCTGGAGGGGGCAGCCAGCTGCCTTCCAGCGGAGCGAACGGCGCTCTTTTCTCTGGCAGCGCTGGTCCATTAACTAACCCTGCCGCTGGAGGCCCTCACGCTGCTTCCCAAGCATTCGGGAATACCCAGCCATATAGCAGCAATACGCAGCAGGCCAGAGAGACGGCCGCTGCATACAGCGGCGGTAACGCCACCCAGGGTTCATACCGCCAGCCGTCCACCGGCCCCCGCGACAGCTACCGTCCTCAGGCAGCCATCGCTGGCCGGGGGCAGCAGCAGGCGGCCGGGGAGCTGTACGCACCTGCGGAGCAGACCGGCTCGGGTCTTCCTCAGTTTCCAGAGCTGAATTATATCGGCCAGCATCACGGAACCTATATCATCGCCCAGAATGACAGCGGGCTGTATCTGATTGACCAGCACGCTGCGCATGAGCGGGTGAATTATGAATTTTATTATGAGAAATTCGGCAAGCCGGAAGATGCCTCGCAGGAGCTTTTGTTGCCGATTACGCTGGAGTTCACGCCTTCGGAGAGCAGGCAGCTTAGCGAACGGCTCCACTGGTTCGAGCAGGCGGGGGTCGTGCTTGAGCATTTTGGCGGACAGACCTTCCTGGTCCGCTCCCTGCCGTACTGGTTCCCGGAAGGGGACGAGAAGGCGGTCATTGAAGAGATGGCAGAGTGGGTCTTAAGCGAACGGTCGATTGACCTCGCCAAGCTGCGCGAGAAATCCTCCATTCTCTGCTCCTGCAAGGCTTCGATCAAAGCCAATCAGAAGCTTACAGAGCTGGAAGTGGAATCGCTCCTCACCAGGCTCGCGGCCTGCCGTCAGCCTTATACCTGTCCGCATGGACGTCCGATCGTTGTGTCGTTCTCGGCTTATGATTTGGAGAAGCTGTTTAAGCGCGTTATGTAG
- the mutS gene encoding DNA mismatch repair protein MutS, producing MANYTPMIQQYLKVKEGAKDAFLFFRLGDFYEMFFEDALLASKELEITLTGRDGGIGEKIPMCGVPYHAAEGYIQRLIEKGYKVAICEQLDDPAVTKGMVRRDIVRVVTPGTVMDGKIISDKSNNYLVCVTEEDGMMALAACDLTTGELYVTSVLASTEWLRDEIGIYEPAEIIGDSALLEELRSEASLLAKPVVYTPWDKQEEALARRQFGEAAWVRLEKERGRALALLISYFSETQRRSLGQLTQISPYEPGNYMILDPFTRRNLELTETVRERSKKGSLLWLLDRTETSMGGRLLRRRIDKPLLQRAPIERRLEAVDYLYNQFIVREDLRGALKEIYDLERLVGRIAFGSANGRDMNALRLSLAQIPALKEMCLTSGSSTLREIGATMDECAELREDIERAIVEDAPVSVRDGGIIRVGYHERLDELREASSSGKRWIAELEAKERQVTGIKSLKIGYNKVFGYYIEITRSNLSSLPEGRYERKQTLANAERYVTPELKEKEALILEAQDKMTDLEYSLFTELRERISSQVPRLQALAEKVAEIDVYQCLAAVSAEHRFVKPKLSDSYDLRVEGGRHPVVEAVLKDSAFIANGSTLSKDEGNILLITGPNMAGKSTYMRQVALICIMAQIGCFVPAASAEVALIDRIFTRIGAADDLIGGQSTFMVEMADIQVMTEKATARSLIIIDELGRGTSTSEGMAIAQAVIEYVHDTIACKALVSTHFHELAHLEQSLEGLRNYSMAVQESGDKVNFLRKLVPGAADSSYGIYCARLAGLPEGIIDRAYGLLQSIEQASPPGSAALNYGTGYSDRSGGGTVIQEHQASAAQTPDAGEGAATGSQSYSAERTTQASTHSDPSSEAAASMAAVQREAAVSLASPVEEEDNEVVQLSIFGEEEPRKNRKGGAAAPAVKDNPLLKELINAVQGADLMNMTPLQAMGLLNELKLKAREL from the coding sequence ATGGCAAACTATACGCCGATGATTCAGCAGTATCTCAAAGTCAAGGAGGGGGCTAAAGACGCTTTCCTTTTCTTTCGTCTGGGCGATTTCTATGAAATGTTCTTCGAAGATGCACTGCTTGCATCCAAAGAGCTTGAGATTACATTAACAGGCCGTGACGGCGGGATCGGTGAGAAAATTCCGATGTGCGGGGTGCCGTATCATGCCGCCGAGGGGTACATACAGCGACTGATCGAGAAGGGCTACAAGGTCGCGATCTGCGAGCAGCTGGATGATCCTGCGGTGACCAAAGGGATGGTCCGCCGCGATATCGTCCGGGTCGTTACACCGGGTACAGTGATGGACGGCAAGATCATTTCGGACAAAAGCAACAACTACCTCGTCTGCGTAACAGAGGAAGACGGGATGATGGCGCTGGCCGCCTGCGATTTGACGACAGGTGAGCTGTATGTCACCTCGGTACTCGCAAGCACCGAGTGGCTGCGCGACGAGATTGGCATCTACGAGCCCGCAGAGATTATTGGGGATTCGGCCCTGCTGGAGGAGCTGCGCAGTGAAGCTTCCCTGCTGGCCAAGCCTGTGGTCTATACCCCGTGGGACAAGCAGGAGGAAGCGCTGGCCCGCCGCCAGTTCGGTGAAGCGGCCTGGGTCCGGCTGGAGAAGGAGCGCGGCCGTGCCCTGGCGCTGCTGATCTCCTATTTCAGCGAGACACAGCGCCGTTCACTAGGGCAACTTACCCAGATCTCGCCTTACGAACCAGGGAATTATATGATTCTCGATCCGTTCACCCGGCGTAATCTGGAGCTGACCGAGACCGTGCGGGAACGCTCCAAAAAAGGCTCGCTGCTCTGGCTCCTGGACCGTACCGAGACCTCCATGGGCGGCCGCCTGCTGCGCCGCCGGATTGATAAGCCGCTGCTGCAGCGCGCGCCGATTGAGCGCCGTCTGGAAGCCGTTGACTATCTGTATAACCAGTTTATTGTCCGCGAGGACCTGCGCGGGGCGCTGAAGGAGATCTATGATCTGGAACGGCTTGTCGGACGGATTGCCTTCGGCAGCGCCAACGGGCGGGATATGAACGCACTGAGGCTGTCCCTGGCCCAGATTCCTGCGCTGAAGGAGATGTGCCTGACCTCTGGTTCCTCTACCTTAAGGGAGATCGGCGCAACCATGGATGAATGCGCGGAGCTTCGTGAAGATATTGAACGGGCGATTGTGGAGGATGCACCGGTGTCCGTGCGTGACGGCGGAATTATCCGTGTGGGTTACCATGAGCGGCTGGACGAGCTGCGGGAAGCCAGCAGCAGCGGCAAACGCTGGATTGCCGAGCTTGAAGCGAAGGAACGCCAGGTGACCGGAATCAAATCCCTTAAGATCGGCTACAACAAAGTCTTCGGATATTATATAGAAATTACCCGCTCCAATCTGTCCTCGCTGCCGGAAGGCCGTTACGAGCGCAAGCAGACGCTGGCCAACGCCGAGCGTTATGTAACTCCTGAGCTGAAGGAGAAGGAAGCACTGATCCTGGAAGCCCAGGATAAGATGACAGATCTGGAATACAGTCTGTTCACCGAGCTGCGCGAGCGGATTAGCAGCCAGGTTCCGCGCCTGCAGGCGCTGGCCGAGAAGGTGGCGGAGATTGATGTGTATCAGTGCTTAGCAGCGGTCAGCGCCGAGCACCGGTTCGTGAAGCCTAAGCTATCCGACAGCTACGATCTGCGGGTTGAAGGCGGACGCCATCCGGTAGTAGAGGCAGTACTGAAGGATTCGGCGTTCATTGCCAACGGCAGCACACTCAGTAAGGACGAAGGCAATATCCTGCTGATCACAGGACCGAACATGGCCGGCAAAAGCACGTATATGCGCCAGGTGGCGCTCATCTGCATCATGGCCCAGATCGGCTGCTTCGTGCCTGCGGCCAGCGCCGAGGTGGCACTGATCGACCGCATCTTCACGCGGATCGGTGCAGCGGATGACCTGATCGGCGGCCAGAGCACGTTCATGGTCGAGATGGCTGACATTCAGGTCATGACCGAGAAAGCAACTGCCCGCAGCCTGATCATCATCGATGAGCTGGGCCGGGGGACCTCGACCAGCGAAGGGATGGCGATTGCCCAGGCGGTGATCGAATACGTGCATGATACCATTGCCTGCAAGGCACTGGTATCGACGCATTTCCATGAGCTGGCCCATCTGGAGCAGAGCCTTGAGGGGCTGCGGAATTATTCGATGGCAGTCCAGGAGAGCGGCGACAAGGTGAACTTCCTCCGTAAGCTTGTGCCGGGAGCTGCGGACAGCAGCTACGGGATTTATTGTGCAAGGCTGGCTGGATTGCCGGAAGGGATTATCGACCGGGCCTACGGACTGCTTCAGAGCATTGAGCAGGCTTCTCCGCCGGGCAGCGCAGCGCTGAATTACGGCACGGGTTACAGTGACCGGAGCGGGGGCGGAACAGTCATACAGGAGCATCAGGCTAGCGCTGCGCAGACGCCGGATGCCGGAGAAGGAGCTGCCACAGGCAGCCAATCCTATTCGGCTGAACGCACCACGCAAGCTTCAACTCATTCGGACCCGTCTTCCGAAGCAGCAGCTTCTATGGCTGCCGTACAGCGGGAAGCTGCCGTATCCCTTGCTTCTCCTGTAGAGGAAGAGGACAATGAAGTAGTGCAGCTGTCTATTTTTGGCGAGGAAGAGCCGCGTAAGAACCGTAAGGGCGGTGCAGCGGCACCGGCCGTCAAAGACAATCCGCTGCTCAAAGAGTTAATCAACGCCGTGCAAGGCGCCGATCTGATGAATATGACCCCGCTGCAGGCGATGGGCCTGCTGAATGAGCTGAAGCTGAAGGCAAGGGAGCTGTAG
- a CDS encoding outer spore coat protein CotE: MSLSHKRQTREIITKAICGKGRKFSTATHTVTPPHHPTSILGAWIINHQYEAVAAGNGIEVIGTYDVNIWYSYDKNKQTEVAKETVSYVELIPLSYLDPRHRASTAQVSAEATQEPNCVEAGVSPGGGSVTLRVEREFDAELVAETKLRVFVSDQSDDLEDKDYDFEGENYDYDDLDPDALDDEL; the protein is encoded by the coding sequence ATGTCATTAAGCCATAAACGTCAAACAAGGGAGATCATTACGAAGGCAATTTGCGGCAAAGGTCGTAAGTTCTCTACCGCAACCCATACCGTGACTCCGCCACATCATCCGACTAGTATTCTGGGGGCTTGGATCATTAACCACCAGTACGAAGCGGTTGCCGCCGGGAACGGAATCGAAGTAATCGGTACCTATGATGTGAACATCTGGTATTCGTACGACAAAAACAAGCAGACCGAGGTTGCCAAGGAAACGGTCTCCTATGTGGAGCTTATTCCATTGTCGTACCTCGACCCGAGACACCGTGCTTCCACGGCACAGGTCTCTGCGGAGGCAACGCAGGAACCCAATTGTGTGGAAGCCGGGGTATCGCCGGGCGGAGGCAGTGTGACACTCCGGGTGGAACGCGAGTTCGATGCGGAACTGGTGGCTGAGACCAAGCTCCGCGTGTTTGTCAGTGATCAGAGTGACGATCTGGAAGACAAGGATTATGATTTTGAAGGCGAGAATTATGATTACGATGATCTGGACCCTGACGCTCTGGATGATGAGTTGTAG